One window from the genome of Pelobates fuscus isolate aPelFus1 chromosome 13, aPelFus1.pri, whole genome shotgun sequence encodes:
- the LOC134582667 gene encoding SLAM family member 5-like has protein sequence MTRIRVTHLFQILLGLYLRGILCVEICGEKRTVFGAAGADVILPVNQTEIRDITWVAVKELYHFATTKPGGYVDIRYNQYKGRLYGTANGSLNVTKLTIRDQGDYKANINTRKKQCGQLYDLRVFKKLSDGDIEILVNMTGNGTCGGILLCATNRTDVTTAWSSSDGNEKNVTNGFLHFASIVTNTIYNCTAQNPVSAIFKTVNLSEYCEKEEESLPLPRDALNYDIYIYIPIPVILCVVSFALIITCRLNRRKRAIKEEDKSEVCYFFTFLTMTQCLLLLFLVLLLVQK, from the exons ATGACTAGAATAAGGGTCACTCATCTTTTTCAGATTTTACTAGGGCTTTACCTTCGAG GTATTTTGTGTGTAGAGATCTGTGGTGAAAAAAGGACAGTTTTTGGTGCTGCGGGAGCAGATGTCATTCTACCCGTGAATCAAACTGAGATCAGAGACATCACTTGGGTGGCTGTTAAAGAATTATACCATTTTGCTACCACAAAACCAGGAGGATATGTAGATATTCGATATAACCAGTATAAAGGCAGACTGTATGGAACAGCAAATGGGTCTTTAAATGTTACTAAACTAACCATTAGAGACCAGGGAGATTATAAAGCGAATATcaacacaagaaaaaaacaatgtgGACAACTCTATGATCTCCGAGTGTTTA AAAAATTATCAGACGGAGATATAGAGATTCTGGTCAATATGACGGGAAATGGAACCTGTGGAGGCATTTTGCTTTGTGCAACAAACAGAACTGATGTGACCACCGCCTGGAGCAGCTCGGATGGTAATGAAAAAAATGTGACGAACGGATTTCTTCATTTTGCTTCCATTGTTACAAATACCATCTATAACTGCACTGCGCAGAACCCAGTCAGCGCCATCTTCAAAACCGTCAACCTCTCGGAATACTGTGAGAAag aagaaGAATCATTGCCTCTTCCTAGAGATGCTTtaaattatgatatttatatttacattccTATACCGGTTATACTGTGTGTGGTATCGTTTGCGTTGATCATCACTTGTCGCTTGAACAGACGAAAGA gaGCAATAAAAGAAGAAGATAAATCCGAG GTATGTTACTTTTTTACCTTTTTGACCATGACACAATGTTTGTTACTGCTTTTCCTTGTACTACTGCTTGTACAGAAGTAA